From Methanobacterium formicicum, one genomic window encodes:
- a CDS encoding metal-dependent transcriptional regulator, translating to MTDSMKITRSVEDYLEAMYSLQQEQGAIRVKDVAEILGVKPPSVVEAVKKLSKMNMVSYERYGTIELMDDGIKIAQEVSCRHHLLKDFLVLMGVDPEIAEDDACSMEHVMDVSTISKLRKFVEFNDLFPDACNYMEKFREYAEKGTMVSETKL from the coding sequence ATGACAGATTCCATGAAAATAACCCGCAGTGTAGAAGATTATCTGGAGGCCATGTACTCATTGCAGCAGGAACAGGGAGCCATTAGAGTGAAAGATGTGGCCGAGATCTTGGGAGTAAAACCTCCTAGCGTGGTTGAGGCTGTTAAAAAGCTTTCAAAAATGAACATGGTTTCCTACGAGCGTTATGGCACAATTGAACTAATGGATGATGGAATCAAAATTGCCCAGGAGGTAAGCTGCCGTCACCACCTGCTCAAGGACTTCCTGGTATTGATGGGTGTGGATCCGGAAATAGCAGAAGATGATGCCTGTTCCATGGAACATGTGATGGATGTTTCCACCATAAGCAAATTACGGAAATTCGTGGAATTCAATGATCTCTTCCCTGATGCCTGTAATTACATGGAAAAATTCCGGGAATACGCCGAAAAAGGAACCATGGTCAGTGAAACTAAATTGTAA
- a CDS encoding HEAT repeat domain-containing protein: MGLFDFNPDVAKLESEGNVNGLIKALQKSDSKNRATAARALGKFKDKKVVKAIIGALNDGDSDVRWNAASSLGKIGDSEATPFLLQSLRDEKWYVRQHTAEALGEIGDERALLPLLESLKDERIRNTVALALGRLGDPRAVDQLLEALKVEDFSFRSAAEEALGMIGDEKAVPDLIEALKDEDVSVRRHAAGALGKIGDERAIKPLLNAMDDEKWYVRLQVEEAIQDLNTRLKEKKK, encoded by the coding sequence ATGGGATTGTTCGATTTCAACCCTGATGTGGCTAAGCTTGAAAGTGAGGGGAATGTTAACGGTCTTATAAAAGCACTACAGAAAAGTGACAGTAAAAATCGAGCCACTGCTGCCCGGGCTCTGGGAAAATTTAAGGACAAAAAAGTAGTTAAAGCCATTATTGGGGCGTTAAATGATGGGGATAGTGATGTACGGTGGAATGCTGCCAGTTCCCTGGGAAAAATAGGTGACAGTGAAGCTACTCCCTTCCTTTTACAATCTCTTCGCGATGAAAAATGGTATGTTCGTCAGCACACTGCCGAGGCACTGGGGGAAATTGGTGATGAACGGGCACTCCTACCTCTATTAGAATCACTCAAGGATGAAAGGATCAGAAACACCGTAGCCCTGGCCCTGGGCCGTTTAGGTGATCCAAGGGCCGTTGATCAGTTACTGGAAGCACTTAAAGTGGAGGATTTCAGCTTCCGCAGTGCAGCTGAAGAAGCTCTGGGCATGATCGGTGATGAAAAAGCAGTACCGGACTTAATCGAGGCATTGAAAGATGAGGACGTGAGTGTACGCCGGCATGCCGCAGGAGCACTGGGGAAAATTGGAGATGAACGGGCTATTAAGCCCCTTTTAAATGCCATGGACGATGAAAAATGGTACGTACGCCTCCAGGTGGAAGAGGCAATACAGGATCTCAACACTCGTTTGAAGGAAAAGAAAAAATAG